The Emcibacter nanhaiensis genome has a window encoding:
- a CDS encoding J domain-containing protein, which produces MEREPVSVRLCDYDGCDEPGDFPAPKAPDSPEKWHFCQRHVAEYNQNWNYFAGRNKADAFRRAQEEARASAGYKTSGAYNTGPESYGADQRRADAFEVLELDDDATQAEIKSAYRSLAKRYHPDTNRGDKQAAIKFQQVTAAYQVLVAR; this is translated from the coding sequence GTGGAACGCGAGCCTGTATCAGTCAGGCTCTGCGACTATGACGGCTGCGACGAACCCGGCGATTTCCCCGCGCCCAAGGCGCCGGATTCCCCGGAAAAATGGCATTTCTGCCAGCGGCATGTGGCTGAATATAACCAGAACTGGAACTATTTCGCCGGCCGCAACAAAGCGGACGCCTTCCGCCGCGCCCAGGAAGAAGCCCGCGCCAGCGCCGGCTACAAGACCAGCGGCGCCTATAACACCGGGCCGGAAAGCTATGGCGCCGACCAGCGCCGGGCAGATGCTTTCGAGGTGCTGGAACTGGATGACGACGCCACCCAGGCGGAAATCAAATCCGCCTACCGCTCTCTCGCCAAACGCTATCACCCGGACACCAATCGCGGGGACAAGCAGGCCGCCATCAAATTCCAGCAGGTTACCGCCGCCTATCAGGTGCTGGTGGCCAGGTAA
- a CDS encoding helix-hairpin-helix domain-containing protein, with product MAHSLSDVNGIGPATQKLLEAHGIKTVAALSKATPEKLAEIQGFSVLRASRVIEAAILLTSSPATGTAAARKPAAKKPAAPKPAAPKPAAKPAAKKAAPVKEEKAEKPAKKKDKKKAEKKKADKKADKKKSDKKKSDKKKADKKKTDKKKSDKKKSAKKSKKNK from the coding sequence ATGGCGCATTCTTTATCTGATGTGAACGGGATTGGCCCGGCCACACAAAAACTGCTCGAGGCGCATGGCATCAAAACGGTGGCGGCACTGAGTAAGGCGACACCGGAGAAGCTGGCTGAAATCCAGGGGTTTTCCGTACTCAGGGCGTCCCGGGTAATTGAGGCGGCGATCCTGCTGACCTCCTCTCCGGCGACCGGTACGGCCGCGGCCCGTAAGCCTGCGGCGAAAAAGCCGGCCGCCCCGAAACCGGCTGCCCCGAAACCGGCGGCCAAGCCGGCGGCGAAAAAAGCAGCGCCTGTAAAAGAGGAAAAAGCGGAAAAACCGGCCAAGAAAAAGGACAAGAAAAAGGCTGAGAAAAAGAAAGCCGATAAAAAGGCGGACAAGAAGAAATCCGACAAGAAAAAGTCCGATAAGAAGAAGGCGGACAAGAAGAAAACCGACAAGAAAAAGTCTGACAAAAAGAAGTCTGCAAAAAAATCGAAGAAAAATAAATAA
- a CDS encoding HPr kinase/phosphorylase — protein sequence MTLFHATVVSLEGRGIMISGPSGSGKSDLALRLIEEAGARLVGDDYVTLTVEGGRLWARPADNISGLIEVRGVGLVKMDFLPSAALDLVFILPQPASGVQPERLPEEQYFEHEGIRVRQLDFLPFEVSAVAKIKAALRHVLS from the coding sequence ATGACTCTGTTCCACGCCACCGTTGTCTCGCTGGAGGGACGGGGGATCATGATCAGCGGCCCGTCCGGATCCGGCAAATCCGACCTGGCCCTGCGCCTGATCGAGGAGGCAGGCGCCCGGCTGGTTGGGGACGATTATGTCACCCTGACGGTTGAAGGGGGCCGGTTATGGGCCCGGCCGGCGGACAATATCTCCGGCCTGATCGAGGTACGCGGGGTCGGTCTGGTCAAGATGGACTTCCTGCCGTCCGCTGCCCTGGATCTGGTGTTTATCCTGCCTCAGCCGGCGTCAGGCGTACAGCCCGAGCGTTTGCCTGAAGAGCAATATTTTGAGCATGAGGGAATTCGGGTGCGCCAGCTTGATTTCCTGCCGTTTGAAGTGTCGGCGGTGGCGAAAATCAAGGCGGCGCTCCGCCACGTGTTGTCCTGA
- a CDS encoding response regulator transcription factor, which produces MATTITLVDDDQNILTSVSMALEAEGFDVKTYTDGASALEGLNKNSTDMAVLDIKMPRMDGMELLRRLREKHNFPVIFLTSKDDEIDEMLGLKMGADDYIKKPFSQRLLIERIKTVLRRVDAVRKSATADEDEDGVIVRGRLRLDPVRHQCEWDGKDVKLTVTEFLILQALAHRPGHVKSRDQLMDVAYHDDVYVDDRTIDSHIKRLRKKFRAVDEEFDGIETLYGVGYRYSES; this is translated from the coding sequence ATGGCGACAACGATTACGCTTGTGGATGACGATCAGAATATTTTGACATCCGTTAGTATGGCTCTGGAGGCAGAAGGATTTGACGTTAAAACCTACACGGACGGCGCCTCCGCACTTGAGGGACTGAATAAAAACAGCACCGATATGGCGGTTCTCGACATCAAGATGCCGCGCATGGACGGCATGGAACTGCTCCGTCGCCTCCGCGAAAAGCATAATTTTCCGGTTATTTTCCTGACCTCAAAGGACGATGAGATTGATGAGATGCTCGGCCTCAAAATGGGGGCCGATGACTATATCAAGAAACCCTTTTCCCAGCGGCTGCTGATCGAACGCATCAAAACCGTTCTGCGCCGGGTGGACGCCGTCAGGAAAAGCGCCACGGCGGATGAGGATGAGGATGGGGTGATCGTTCGCGGCCGGCTGCGCCTGGACCCCGTGCGCCACCAGTGCGAATGGGACGGCAAGGATGTGAAGCTGACGGTGACCGAGTTCCTGATCCTGCAGGCGCTGGCCCACCGTCCGGGCCATGTGAAAAGTCGCGACCAGTTGATGGATGTGGCCTATCATGACGACGTCTATGTGGACGACCGTACCATTGACAGCCATATTAAGCGGCTGCGCAAGAAATTCCGGGCTGTGGATGAGGAATTCGACGGCATTGAAACCCTCTATGGGGTCGGCTACCGCTACAGTGAAAGTTGA
- a CDS encoding DUF2891 domain-containing protein, with translation MNLFRILVLIGLAVPARAETGEPVFDAAQAGRFADLALKCIHREYPNKISHMMQSDGHVAPPRDLHPVFYGCFDWHSAVHGHWMLVRLLHVGPDGDYKHNILPALAQSFTPDRVAGEVAYFRARMGSSFERPYGLAWFLQLMTELRQWQDPIGQQWARTLEPLEAVVVENIKIWLPKLVYPVRIGTHNQTAFAWGLMLDWARQAGDQDLEQLIVARVREFHEKDQKCPLAYEPSGEDFMSPCLMEADLMRRVLPPKKFSRWFRKFMPQVPKDGSWDWLPPGIVGDIADGKLAHLDGLNLSRAWNLENIAAALSKRDRRRPSLLNAARVHRSVGLQAVTGEHYAGGHWLASFATYLMTHRGLDAPLGQ, from the coding sequence ATGAATTTATTCAGGATTCTGGTCTTGATCGGCCTGGCGGTGCCGGCCCGGGCGGAAACCGGGGAGCCGGTGTTCGATGCGGCACAGGCGGGACGGTTTGCCGATCTGGCGCTCAAATGCATTCACCGGGAATATCCCAACAAGATTTCCCATATGATGCAGAGTGACGGCCATGTGGCGCCGCCCCGGGACCTGCATCCGGTCTTTTACGGCTGTTTCGACTGGCATTCGGCGGTGCATGGCCACTGGATGCTGGTCAGGCTCCTGCATGTCGGGCCGGACGGCGACTATAAACACAATATCCTGCCGGCTTTGGCGCAGAGTTTCACCCCGGACAGGGTAGCGGGGGAAGTGGCCTATTTCCGCGCCCGCATGGGCAGTTCCTTCGAGCGGCCCTATGGCCTGGCCTGGTTCCTGCAGCTGATGACGGAGCTCAGGCAGTGGCAGGATCCGATCGGGCAGCAATGGGCCCGCACGCTCGAACCCCTGGAGGCGGTGGTGGTGGAGAATATCAAGATCTGGCTGCCCAAGCTGGTTTATCCGGTGCGCATCGGCACCCACAACCAGACGGCCTTTGCCTGGGGGCTGATGCTGGACTGGGCCCGGCAGGCCGGGGATCAGGACCTGGAACAGCTGATTGTCGCCCGGGTGCGGGAATTCCACGAAAAGGATCAGAAATGCCCGCTGGCCTATGAGCCCTCCGGCGAGGATTTCATGTCGCCCTGCCTGATGGAGGCCGACCTGATGCGCCGGGTCCTGCCGCCGAAGAAATTCAGCAGGTGGTTCAGGAAATTCATGCCGCAGGTGCCGAAAGACGGCAGCTGGGACTGGCTGCCGCCGGGGATCGTCGGCGATATTGCCGACGGCAAACTGGCCCATCTGGACGGCCTCAACCTGTCCCGGGCCTGGAACCTGGAAAATATTGCCGCGGCGCTGTCGAAACGGGACCGGCGCCGGCCGTCGCTGCTGAATGCGGCCCGGGTGCACCGGAGTGTCGGGCTGCAGGCGGTCACCGGGGAGCATTATGCCGGCGGTCACTGGCTCGCCAGTTTTGCCACGTACCTGATGACGCACCGAGGTCTGGACGCCCCCCTCGGACAGTGA
- a CDS encoding MAPEG family protein — protein sequence MSVLYPMALMAIFTILYSPFLVIGRFRSVRLGDVAPHYYKTLDGDTPPDYVKKPTRHWSNLYEVPVLFYAVCLAILVRGQEDNLFIYMAWAFLCLRLLQALIHTTYNNVYHRLITFASGMAVVLAMWIRLLLMNL from the coding sequence ATGTCTGTCCTGTATCCCATGGCCCTGATGGCCATCTTCACCATTCTCTATTCACCGTTCCTGGTGATCGGGCGGTTCCGGTCGGTGCGGCTCGGCGATGTGGCGCCGCATTATTACAAGACCCTCGACGGCGACACGCCGCCGGACTATGTGAAAAAGCCGACCCGGCACTGGTCCAACCTTTACGAAGTGCCGGTGCTGTTTTATGCGGTGTGCCTGGCGATCCTGGTCAGGGGGCAGGAAGACAATCTGTTCATCTATATGGCCTGGGCGTTCCTGTGCCTGCGGTTACTGCAGGCGCTGATCCATACCACCTACAACAATGTCTATCACCGGCTCATTACCTTTGCCTCCGGCATGGCTGTGGTGCTGGCCATGTGGATCAGGCTGTTGCTGATGAACCTCTAG
- a CDS encoding CHAD domain-containing protein has protein sequence MYFYGPENFDLAAIRNKLEKINGLSLIRELPLHQDFLDTFDWRLFNAQGYMIREQHGQENRYLWRHLTDDGLQGSITLHREAPAFAWDFPASPIQKRLAKILAMRRLLPVLKLTTQRLEYYALDSEEKKTATLYLDQNQITCPNGAADTVSEWSLQLLPVKGYEKEAGKIARRLQQIGFGRRKHPYLHETLQRFGVTPGTYSSKLNIKLDSSAPAAKATTAILKTLFATMQENEAGTIADLDSEFLHDYRVAVRRTRSALSQIKGVFGEAETNRWKEQFAWLGQITGPTRDLDVYLLKFENYRGLLPEEYRGSLEDLKKFLVQKQAAEQKTLARTLGTAKYKKLLDDYRAFLEDDDKGAAPNADLAIRELASRRIWKTFQRIVQEGKAITDESPAEDLHELRKTGKKLRYLMEFFQSLYPPGEVKNLIAGLKLLQENLGDFQDYEVQAQSITGFSEEMQQKNMGNAQTFMAMGILASHLIEGQMAARREFADRFTSFDSPEAEQKFRQLFGPRKKKSAKGKSPS, from the coding sequence ATGTATTTTTACGGACCGGAAAATTTTGACCTGGCCGCCATCCGCAACAAGCTGGAAAAGATAAACGGATTGTCCCTGATCCGGGAACTGCCGTTGCATCAGGATTTCCTGGATACGTTCGACTGGCGTCTGTTCAACGCCCAGGGTTACATGATCCGGGAACAGCACGGTCAGGAAAACCGCTATCTGTGGCGGCACCTGACGGATGACGGCCTGCAGGGCAGTATCACCCTGCACAGGGAAGCCCCCGCCTTTGCCTGGGATTTTCCGGCCAGCCCGATCCAGAAGCGCCTGGCGAAGATCCTTGCCATGCGCCGCTTGCTGCCGGTCCTGAAGCTAACAACCCAGCGGCTGGAATATTATGCCCTGGACAGTGAAGAGAAAAAGACCGCCACGCTCTATCTCGATCAAAACCAGATCACCTGCCCGAACGGCGCCGCCGATACAGTCAGCGAATGGTCGCTGCAACTCCTGCCGGTCAAAGGCTATGAAAAGGAAGCGGGAAAAATCGCCCGCAGGCTGCAGCAGATCGGCTTCGGGCGCCGCAAACATCCCTATCTTCACGAAACCCTGCAGCGCTTCGGCGTCACGCCGGGCACCTACAGCTCGAAACTGAATATCAAACTGGACAGCAGCGCCCCGGCGGCCAAAGCCACGACAGCAATCCTGAAGACCCTGTTTGCCACCATGCAGGAAAATGAGGCCGGCACTATCGCCGATCTGGATTCCGAATTCCTGCATGACTACCGGGTCGCCGTGCGCCGCACCCGTTCTGCCCTCAGCCAGATCAAGGGCGTGTTCGGAGAGGCGGAAACCAACCGCTGGAAGGAACAGTTTGCCTGGCTCGGCCAGATTACCGGCCCGACCCGCGACCTGGACGTCTATCTGCTGAAATTTGAAAATTACCGCGGCCTGCTGCCGGAGGAATATCGCGGCTCCCTTGAGGACCTGAAAAAATTCCTGGTCCAGAAACAGGCCGCAGAGCAAAAGACGCTGGCCCGCACGCTCGGCACCGCCAAATACAAAAAGCTGCTGGATGACTACCGCGCCTTTCTTGAGGATGACGACAAGGGTGCTGCCCCGAACGCCGACCTGGCGATCCGGGAGCTGGCCAGCCGGCGCATCTGGAAGACCTTCCAGCGCATTGTCCAGGAAGGCAAGGCCATCACCGACGAGAGCCCGGCCGAGGACCTGCATGAACTGCGCAAAACCGGCAAGAAACTGCGCTACCTGATGGAATTCTTCCAGAGCCTTTATCCGCCCGGGGAGGTGAAAAACCTCATTGCCGGCCTGAAACTCCTGCAGGAAAACCTGGGCGATTTCCAGGATTACGAGGTCCAGGCCCAAAGCATCACCGGTTTTTCCGAAGAAATGCAGCAAAAGAACATGGGCAACGCCCAGACCTTCATGGCCATGGGCATCCTGGCCTCCCACCTGATTGAGGGACAGATGGCGGCCCGCCGGGAATTCGCCGACCGGTTCACCTCATTCGATTCACCGGAAGCGGAACAGAAATTCCGCCAGCTTTTCGGCCCCCGGAAAAAGAAATCCGCCAAAGGAAAAAGCCCGTCATGA
- a CDS encoding ParA family protein, with protein sequence MKTLGVFNIKGGVGKTATAVNIAYLAAREGFKVLFWDLDPQGSSTYYFRVKPKVKGGTKGLVKKKHDLEQLIKGTDYDNLDILPADFSYRLLDIELVEKKLTTLFKILKPVTDDYDLLVLDCPPSISALSEHIFSVVDGLLVPIIPTSLSLRTYEQLMSFREEKGYDNSRVWPFFSMVDRRKKLHRDIIDHASEEYPEFLNSYIPYSSIVEQMGIKRAPVHAFAPASPPAQMYNSLWEDLKFRLQLL encoded by the coding sequence ATGAAAACACTTGGTGTCTTTAACATCAAAGGCGGTGTAGGCAAGACCGCCACTGCCGTCAATATTGCCTATCTTGCCGCCCGGGAAGGCTTCAAGGTGCTGTTCTGGGACCTGGACCCGCAGGGGTCGTCCACCTATTACTTCCGGGTCAAACCGAAGGTCAAGGGCGGCACCAAGGGCCTGGTGAAAAAGAAACACGACCTGGAGCAGCTGATCAAGGGGACCGACTATGACAACCTGGACATCCTGCCGGCCGATTTTTCCTATCGCCTGCTGGATATCGAACTGGTGGAAAAGAAACTGACCACCCTGTTCAAGATCCTCAAGCCGGTGACCGACGACTATGACCTGCTGGTGCTGGACTGCCCGCCCAGCATTTCCGCCCTGTCGGAACATATTTTTTCCGTGGTGGACGGCCTGCTGGTGCCGATCATCCCCACCAGCCTGTCCTTACGCACCTATGAGCAACTGATGAGCTTCCGGGAAGAAAAAGGCTATGACAATTCCCGGGTCTGGCCGTTCTTTTCCATGGTCGACCGGCGCAAGAAACTGCACCGGGACATTATCGACCATGCCAGCGAGGAATATCCGGAATTCCTCAACAGCTATATTCCCTATTCAAGCATCGTCGAGCAGATGGGTATCAAGCGGGCGCCGGTCCATGCCTTCGCCCCGGCCAGCCCGCCGGCCCAGATGTATAATTCCCTGTGGGAAGACCTGAAGTTCCGCCTGCAGCTGCTGTAA
- a CDS encoding NUDIX domain-containing protein → MGAKPTTKDVFRKADGLPISVKAVITLEDKVLLLQEPDKEWELPGGKLDEGEGLEDTLHREVYEETGLKIKSANLVDLCVRPRDRGRSDICVATYYCKVKFSSLKDVTISEEHICAGLFKKRQLDRLYMLDIYREVAGKILS, encoded by the coding sequence ATGGGCGCGAAGCCGACAACAAAGGATGTTTTCAGGAAAGCCGACGGTCTTCCGATTTCGGTAAAGGCCGTCATTACCCTTGAAGACAAGGTGCTGTTGCTGCAGGAACCCGACAAGGAGTGGGAACTGCCTGGTGGCAAGCTGGATGAAGGCGAGGGCCTCGAGGACACCCTGCACCGGGAAGTCTATGAAGAGACCGGCCTTAAAATCAAGTCCGCCAACCTTGTTGATCTTTGTGTCCGCCCCCGCGATCGTGGCCGTTCGGATATTTGTGTGGCCACTTACTACTGCAAGGTCAAATTTTCTTCCCTCAAAGATGTCACGATTTCTGAAGAGCATATCTGTGCCGGACTGTTCAAAAAGCGTCAGCTGGACCGGCTCTATATGCTTGATATTTATCGTGAAGTTGCCGGAAAAATTCTTTCCTGA
- a CDS encoding stimulus-sensing domain-containing protein: protein MSPDTKPSPIRTRPKRGISPLTIRILLVNLIALIFLGGGILYVDDLQQTLIESRIDSLRKDAEILAGALGEAATGGPDTTEIELIPAQQIITRLVDVTQNRTRFFDVSGAKLIDSRDLAVEQSIVVNPLPPEGGLDSFWDNLSWKISSILDRLNKRYALGEYREKAHEVAEHYPEVLEALAGENSYRIRVLTERFDIITVAVPVQRFRRVLGALMVSADDRDIREAVQDARMTILKLFFAALLLTLTLSTFFARTIVRPILRLAYAADRIRMATNPDYQIPDYSRRNDEIGDLSRSLREMTDTLARQIDAVASFAADVAHELKNPLTSVRSAIETLSFAKKEEDKQKLLAIIQQDVQRLDRLISDISDASRLDAELARSSMELINMTAMVETLLDIYDTTQKDKLPDLVLEVDGSRRLRKSKENKPHYVMGLEGQLGQVVRNLLDNAISFSRSEGHVWVRLREHKNMVELVVEDEGVGIPEDKLDSIFERFYSERPKGEAFGKHSGLGLSICKQIVESHGGTITAENREEGGGARFIVRLPRAEGGRKQ from the coding sequence ATGAGCCCGGACACAAAGCCATCGCCCATCAGGACCCGCCCCAAGCGCGGGATTTCGCCGCTGACCATCCGGATCCTGTTGGTGAATCTGATTGCCCTGATTTTTCTGGGCGGCGGCATCCTTTATGTGGACGACCTGCAGCAGACCCTGATTGAATCCCGGATCGACTCCCTGCGCAAGGATGCCGAAATCCTGGCCGGCGCCCTCGGCGAGGCGGCGACGGGGGGACCCGACACCACCGAAATCGAGCTTATTCCCGCCCAGCAGATTATCACCCGCCTTGTGGACGTGACCCAGAACCGGACCCGTTTCTTTGACGTGTCGGGGGCCAAGCTGATTGACAGCCGGGACCTGGCTGTTGAACAGTCCATTGTGGTCAACCCGCTGCCGCCGGAGGGCGGGCTGGACAGTTTCTGGGATAACCTGAGCTGGAAAATTTCCAGCATCCTCGATCGTCTTAACAAACGCTACGCCCTGGGGGAATACCGGGAAAAAGCCCATGAGGTGGCGGAACATTATCCCGAGGTGCTGGAAGCCCTGGCCGGGGAGAACAGCTATCGCATCCGGGTGCTGACTGAGCGGTTCGACATTATTACCGTAGCCGTGCCGGTACAGAGGTTCCGGCGGGTGCTGGGGGCGCTGATGGTGTCGGCGGATGACCGTGATATCCGCGAGGCGGTGCAGGATGCCCGCATGACCATCCTGAAGCTGTTTTTTGCCGCCCTGCTTCTGACGCTGACCCTGTCGACCTTTTTCGCCCGCACCATCGTCCGGCCGATCCTGCGCCTGGCCTATGCCGCCGACCGGATCCGCATGGCCACCAATCCCGACTATCAGATTCCCGATTATTCCCGCCGCAATGACGAGATCGGTGACCTGAGCCGCTCGCTCCGGGAAATGACCGATACCCTGGCCCGGCAGATCGATGCGGTGGCGTCATTCGCCGCCGATGTGGCGCACGAGCTGAAGAATCCACTGACGTCGGTGCGCAGCGCCATCGAAACACTGTCCTTTGCCAAAAAAGAAGAGGACAAGCAGAAGCTGCTGGCCATCATCCAGCAGGATGTGCAGCGGCTTGACCGGTTGATTTCCGATATTTCCGATGCCTCCCGGCTTGATGCCGAACTGGCGCGCAGCAGTATGGAACTGATCAACATGACAGCGATGGTGGAAACCCTGCTGGATATCTATGACACCACCCAGAAGGACAAGCTGCCGGACCTGGTGCTTGAGGTGGATGGCAGCCGCCGGCTGCGCAAATCGAAGGAAAACAAGCCGCACTATGTCATGGGGCTGGAGGGGCAACTGGGCCAGGTTGTGCGCAACCTGCTGGACAACGCCATTTCCTTTTCCCGGTCCGAGGGTCATGTCTGGGTCCGGCTGCGGGAGCATAAGAATATGGTCGAACTGGTCGTGGAAGACGAGGGCGTGGGCATCCCCGAGGACAAGCTGGACAGTATCTTTGAGCGCTTCTATTCCGAACGCCCCAAAGGGGAAGCCTTTGGCAAACATTCCGGCCTTGGCCTGAGCATCTGCAAGCAGATTGTGGAATCCCACGGCGGCACCATCACCGCGGAAAACCGCGAAGAAGGCGGCGGCGCCCGCTTTATCGTCCGCCTGCCGCGGGCAGAAGGGGGCAGGAAGCAATGA
- a CDS encoding CYTH domain-containing protein codes for MPENASNIEIERKFLVSRRPDGELVKRQSIRQGYIAREAGNTVRIRQKNDKYILSIKASKGANERYELEYAVSEADATLLFKLCTGPLIEKTREVYSFRGHLWEVDIFHGANDGLIIAEVELDSADEQFEKPSWLAREVSHDARFFNAYLFSHPFVGWGLSYQELLDGK; via the coding sequence ATGCCTGAGAACGCTTCGAACATTGAAATCGAACGAAAGTTCCTTGTTTCCCGTCGTCCCGATGGCGAACTGGTCAAACGCCAGTCCATCCGTCAGGGCTATATCGCCCGCGAGGCCGGCAATACGGTCCGCATCCGCCAGAAGAATGACAAATATATTCTCAGCATCAAGGCCAGCAAGGGCGCCAACGAGCGCTACGAGCTGGAGTATGCGGTGAGTGAGGCCGATGCGACCCTGCTGTTCAAACTGTGCACTGGTCCGCTGATCGAGAAAACCCGGGAGGTCTATAGCTTCAGGGGGCATTTGTGGGAAGTGGATATTTTTCACGGCGCCAACGACGGCCTGATCATTGCCGAAGTGGAGCTGGACAGTGCCGACGAACAGTTCGAAAAGCCGTCCTGGCTTGCCCGCGAGGTGAGCCATGACGCCCGTTTTTTCAATGCCTATCTGTTCAGCCATCCCTTTGTCGGCTGGGGGCTCAGCTACCAGGAACTGCTCGACGGCAAATAG
- a CDS encoding alpha/beta hydrolase family protein has protein sequence MRFIILILSVLTFVSPAVAEEPQTSVSAEVFGQLPRIDGVQLSPDGTRMAMLQSYKGAMTLTTTGLRQGEVGTFYTIPFKEGRYNWFRWLTNDRLAASIRFPEERLYSNTTEGRLLAFEWDASEQINLVKRQRIKGYWAATSRTWISQFQDKVVSFLPDDPDHILLALDDFDNINRPDVYKVNIHDADRSRIIRSRTNIRDWRADQKGVVRLGIGFNEKGKERIMYRKSEDDGWKTIARYDLIEDDIPFTFEEFSSDPDIIYVSKLDENGRNAYYKYDLEKEEFIDQVAGSVEGDVDSVDIDEDGNLRSYYYSGVKPVTVYTDQKRKSLAAFFEKKFPGQSSRIVSSSKDKRKYIVLVSSPRNPGDYYLLDLDKKAMNWFAEKYPGLDRSKLAPMEPVTYTARDELEIPGYLSLPVGKEPKNLPTIIMPHGGPNARDHWEFDYWVQMLTTRGYAVLQMNYRGSTGFGAGFESLGD, from the coding sequence ATGCGCTTTATTATCCTTATTTTATCTGTCCTTACTTTTGTTTCTCCGGCTGTTGCGGAAGAGCCGCAGACGTCCGTTTCGGCGGAGGTGTTCGGGCAGCTTCCAAGGATAGATGGCGTACAACTCTCTCCTGACGGCACGCGCATGGCTATGTTGCAAAGCTACAAAGGGGCGATGACCCTGACTACAACCGGCTTGAGGCAGGGGGAAGTTGGGACTTTTTACACAATACCCTTCAAGGAAGGGCGGTATAACTGGTTCCGCTGGCTAACCAATGATCGTCTGGCGGCCAGTATCAGATTTCCCGAGGAACGACTTTATTCCAATACTACTGAAGGACGCTTGCTGGCGTTTGAGTGGGATGCAAGCGAACAGATCAATCTTGTAAAACGGCAGCGGATCAAGGGGTACTGGGCGGCAACAAGCCGAACCTGGATATCCCAGTTTCAGGATAAGGTTGTAAGCTTTTTACCCGACGACCCGGATCATATTTTGCTGGCTCTCGATGATTTCGACAATATCAATCGGCCTGATGTCTACAAGGTGAATATCCATGATGCCGACCGGTCCCGCATTATCCGCTCGCGCACAAATATCCGGGACTGGCGGGCGGACCAGAAGGGTGTTGTCCGGCTGGGCATCGGGTTCAATGAGAAAGGCAAAGAGCGTATCATGTATCGCAAGAGCGAGGACGACGGCTGGAAAACCATTGCCCGTTATGATCTGATTGAAGACGATATTCCCTTTACCTTTGAGGAATTCAGTTCCGATCCTGATATCATCTATGTTTCCAAGCTGGATGAGAATGGTCGCAACGCCTACTACAAATATGACCTGGAGAAAGAAGAATTTATCGACCAGGTAGCCGGCAGTGTTGAAGGGGATGTGGACTCGGTTGATATCGACGAAGACGGAAACCTGCGTAGCTACTATTATTCCGGGGTCAAGCCGGTGACTGTCTATACGGACCAGAAGCGTAAAAGCCTGGCTGCTTTTTTCGAAAAGAAATTTCCCGGTCAGAGCAGCCGTATTGTCAGCAGCAGCAAGGACAAACGCAAATATATTGTGTTGGTAAGCTCGCCTCGGAACCCCGGCGATTACTATCTTCTGGATCTGGACAAGAAAGCCATGAACTGGTTTGCCGAAAAATACCCGGGTCTTGATCGCAGCAAGCTGGCCCCGATGGAGCCTGTTACTTACACGGCCCGCGACGAGCTGGAAATACCGGGCTACCTCTCCCTGCCGGTTGGCAAAGAGCCGAAAAACCTGCCTACGATCATCATGCCTCACGGCGGACCTAACGCCCGGGACCACTGGGAGTTTGATTACTGGGTTCAAATGCTGACCACCCGCGGTTATGCGGTGCTGCAAATGAATTATCGCGGATCAACGGGTTTCGGCGCGGGATTTGAATCTCTTGGTGACTAG